The following coding sequences lie in one Mycobacterium gordonae genomic window:
- a CDS encoding condensation domain-containing protein, whose amino-acid sequence MIIGGGSADVTLGVGIVYDWEPGPGSIVTWQPTPASRAKAAKAPVVDVPPSSMQAGHLRGYVEFGERGLDYSRLVMGSWEIPGKCDIRTMTHVINAHARRHETYRSWFEYNGPKDIVRHKIQNPRDIQLAPVQHGELTQAEWRELVVSTPPPLEWDCFRFGLIQHENHCSLFAIVDHLHCDPAVVSSLYVEILTNYRALLEGKPPLVMPEPGSHDNFCIREAKTSAEMTLDSPEVRKWIDFAENCGGGLPEFPLPLGEQSHACGGDIMIEKLMTPQQTAKFEATCMAANARFSGGLFGCVALAHYELTGQETYNGMTPVDKRNSPEEYLSMGWFTGAVPFTVAVDPNSFEETARSTQASFDDNMDMANVPYERVLELAPWLKRNSSQFFMTNYMDAGLPPLSAVVATALKGANATAYNDGRNPAYLYFSVIRLFDEVSIMVNFPNNPVARESVTRYLEVLKSVFARACEGQYAKAAVQLAQ is encoded by the coding sequence GTGATCATAGGCGGGGGATCAGCAGACGTCACTCTCGGCGTAGGAATCGTCTACGACTGGGAGCCCGGCCCGGGTTCGATCGTCACCTGGCAGCCGACACCGGCATCGCGCGCGAAAGCCGCAAAAGCGCCAGTAGTCGACGTGCCGCCTAGTTCCATGCAGGCCGGCCATTTGCGCGGCTATGTGGAATTCGGCGAGCGTGGCCTCGACTATTCGCGGCTGGTTATGGGCTCCTGGGAGATTCCGGGCAAGTGCGATATCCGGACCATGACGCACGTCATCAATGCCCACGCGCGCCGGCACGAAACGTACCGCAGCTGGTTCGAATACAATGGTCCGAAGGACATTGTCCGACACAAGATTCAAAACCCTCGCGACATCCAACTCGCCCCGGTTCAGCACGGCGAATTGACGCAAGCGGAGTGGCGTGAGCTCGTTGTGTCCACGCCGCCTCCGCTGGAATGGGACTGCTTCCGGTTCGGCTTGATTCAGCACGAGAACCACTGCTCGCTCTTCGCAATTGTCGACCACCTGCATTGCGACCCAGCCGTGGTTTCGTCGCTGTACGTCGAAATCCTGACCAACTATCGCGCGCTGCTCGAGGGCAAACCGCCACTTGTCATGCCCGAGCCCGGCAGTCACGACAACTTCTGCATCCGCGAGGCGAAGACCTCGGCTGAGATGACGCTGGACTCACCCGAGGTCCGCAAATGGATCGACTTCGCCGAGAACTGCGGCGGCGGTCTGCCGGAGTTCCCGTTGCCACTGGGTGAGCAGTCACACGCATGCGGTGGCGACATCATGATCGAGAAGCTGATGACCCCGCAGCAAACGGCCAAGTTCGAGGCCACTTGCATGGCGGCGAACGCCCGCTTCAGCGGCGGACTGTTCGGGTGCGTTGCGTTGGCACACTACGAACTGACCGGCCAGGAAACATACAACGGCATGACTCCGGTCGACAAGAGGAACTCTCCGGAGGAATACCTCTCGATGGGTTGGTTCACCGGCGCGGTGCCTTTCACGGTCGCCGTCGACCCGAATTCGTTCGAAGAAACCGCTCGCTCCACTCAGGCCTCGTTCGACGACAACATGGATATGGCGAACGTGCCTTACGAGCGTGTTCTCGAATTGGCGCCTTGGCTGAAGCGGAATTCGTCGCAGTTCTTCATGACGAACTACATGGACGCCGGCCTGCCGCCGCTTTCCGCGGTCGTTGCCACCGCCCTAAAGGGCGCAAATGCAACGGCCTACAACGACGGCCGGAATCCCGCGTATCTCTACTTCTCGGTGATCCGCCTTTTCGACGAGGTTTCCATTATGGTGAACTTCCCGAACAACCCGGTGGCCCGCGAATCGGTGACTCGCTACCTCGAGGTTCTCAAGTCCGTCTTCGCCCGGGCCTGCGAGGGTCAGTACGCAAAAGCCGCTGTTCAGCTGGCGCAATAA
- the pks2 gene encoding sulfolipid-1 biosynthesis phthioceranic/hydroxyphthioceranic acid synthase, with amino-acid sequence MNDVDRTGVTPVAVIGMACRLPGGIDSPERLWEALLRGDDFVTEVPSHRWDVEEFYDPEPGVPGRTVCKWGAFLDDVAEFDPEFFGITEREATEMDPQHRLLLQTSWEAMEHAGLTKEALTAVQTGVFVGLMHDDYLFMHADADTLSGPYGYMGNSFAMGSGRISYAMGLSGPAMTVDTACSSGLSAIHLACQSLHDGESDIALAGGASVTLEPRKAASGSAIGMLSATGHCHAFDVKADGFVSGEGAVMLMLKRLADAQRDGDRVLAVIRGTAANQDGRTVNIVTPSLPAQVAAYRAALAAGDVDPTTVGMVEAHGTGTPIGDPIEYASLAEVYGTTRPCALASVKTNFGHTQSAAGALGMMKAVLAVQHGVIPQNLHFTQLPEKFAEIETNLFVPQDNTLWPGGDEATPRRAAVSSYGFSGTNVHAVIEQAPAHAPVKTVEPDGATPLQGALIFPISASSENGLHQTATRLADWVAAQQDLEISDLAYTLARRRSPRSVRTAVIADSRTQLIEALREVAKGEVPYPPATGQDDKGPIWVFSGQGSQWAEMGRDLLATEPVFAAKVAEIEPLIAAESGFSVTEAMTAPEKVTGIDRVQPTLFAMQVALAAAMKSYGANPGAVIGHSLGESAASVVAGALSLEDGVKVICRRSKLMTRISGSGAMASVELPAEEVITQLVARGVSDVVVAVVASPQSTVIGGDTQSVRDLVAAWEERGVMAREVAVDVASHSPQVDPILDELYEVLADIEPLEPEVPYYSATSFDPREEPYCDAGYWADNLRHTVRFAAAVQAALEDDFRVFTELSPHPLLTNAVDQTARSLDKSAAALASMRREQPLPHGLRGLLGDLYAAGAALDWALLYPDGRLLDAPLPTWSQRQLLLATSGLDSVARRSALVPAHPLMGVHVRLPEEPERHVWQGEVGTEALPWLSDHQIRNADVLPGAAYCEMALVAARSVLGDAAEVRDLRFEQSLPLDKQTPVGITATFQGPDVVDFTVESNREGRYERQATAVLHAADPADQPPALDLSELLANHPRPVDGDDIRKWMDKRGHRLGPAFAGLGGAHIAENAGNTVLAEVSLPGPLRPQQGTYGLVHPALLDACFQAVAAHPSVGSALNGGLLLPLSIRRLRAFGSARHARYCYATVTACGAGGVEADLDIVDENGTVLMTVRGLQLGTGASPDSERDRVLGERLLTVEWQPRELPDTTVTEPGNWLLVTTSDAADLAATALTDALKVHDAQATTLFWPFAGDHAAHAAQLRTQLEEGAFHGVVLLTAPQQNPVNEAGDRGGQYVEHVVRIARELPELLGSPPRLYALTRNAQTVLPEDQPNLEQGGLRGLLRVISSENPQLQVSYIDLPNDLGDHGADQVARQLLLATPEDETAWRNDQWYTARMLPTPLQPEERRSTVVDHADAGMRLQIRTPGDLETLEFAAFDRVAPGPGEIEVAVNASSVNFADVLATFGRYQTFDGQLPDLGLDFGGVVTAVGSDVTDHQVGDHVAGLSTNGCWATFVTCDARLAAKVPNGLTDAQAAAATTAYATAWYGLADLARIRSGDKVLIHSATGGVGQAAIAIARGAGAQIFATAGSPERREKLHAMGIEHVYDSRSTDFAEQIRRDTDGYGVDIVLNSLTGAAQQAGIKLLALGGRFIEIGKRDIYSNTRLELFPFRQNLAFYGVDLALMAESHPAQVQQLLSNVYRQIADGTLPTPEVTHYPMADAATAIRVMGAAEHSGKLVLDVPHVGRSSVVMPPEQAPVFRGDGSYIITGGLGGLGLFLAEKMASAGAGRIVLTSRSQPNQKALETIELVRSIGSDVVVECGDIAEAGTAERLVATATATGLPLRGVLHAAAVVEDATLPNITEELIRRDWAPKVHGAWNLHEALQEIEAQQPLDWFCSFSSAAALVGSPGQGAYAAANSWLDAFTHWRRAQGLPATSIAWGPWGEIGRATSFAEAAGDAIAPEEGAYAFEALLRHNRAYTGYAPIIGSPWLNAFAQHSPFAEAFKATVKHGGNSKFLSELDKLPQEEWPARLRRMVSEQIGLILRRTIDVDKMLTEYGLDSLSSQELRTRIESETGIRITATNINTTVRSLADLLYEELAGEAVASA; translated from the coding sequence GTGAACGACGTGGACAGGACGGGTGTCACTCCGGTTGCCGTCATCGGCATGGCGTGCAGGCTGCCAGGAGGCATCGACTCCCCGGAACGGTTGTGGGAGGCGTTGCTACGCGGCGACGACTTCGTCACCGAGGTTCCCTCGCACCGTTGGGACGTCGAGGAGTTCTACGACCCGGAGCCGGGTGTGCCCGGCCGGACGGTGTGCAAGTGGGGCGCCTTCCTGGACGACGTGGCCGAGTTCGACCCTGAGTTCTTCGGCATCACCGAGCGCGAAGCCACCGAGATGGATCCTCAGCACCGCTTGTTGCTGCAGACGTCCTGGGAGGCCATGGAGCACGCCGGCCTCACCAAGGAGGCGCTGACCGCAGTCCAGACCGGTGTGTTCGTGGGTCTGATGCACGACGACTACCTGTTCATGCACGCCGATGCCGACACCCTGAGCGGCCCGTACGGCTACATGGGCAACAGCTTCGCAATGGGGTCTGGTCGCATCTCCTATGCCATGGGCCTGAGCGGTCCGGCCATGACGGTCGACACCGCGTGCTCGTCGGGGCTGTCGGCCATCCACCTCGCCTGCCAGAGCCTGCACGACGGCGAGAGCGACATCGCGCTGGCCGGCGGCGCCTCGGTGACGCTCGAGCCCCGCAAGGCCGCGTCAGGTTCTGCCATCGGGATGCTGTCGGCCACCGGACACTGCCACGCGTTCGACGTCAAGGCCGACGGCTTCGTGTCCGGCGAAGGTGCCGTCATGCTGATGCTCAAGCGCCTCGCCGACGCGCAGCGCGACGGCGACCGGGTCCTGGCGGTGATCCGCGGGACAGCCGCCAACCAGGACGGCCGCACCGTCAACATCGTCACGCCATCGCTGCCCGCGCAGGTCGCCGCCTACCGGGCGGCCCTGGCCGCCGGCGACGTCGACCCCACTACCGTCGGCATGGTCGAGGCACATGGCACCGGCACGCCGATCGGCGACCCCATCGAGTACGCCAGCCTGGCGGAGGTCTACGGCACCACCCGGCCGTGCGCCCTGGCGTCGGTGAAGACCAACTTCGGGCACACCCAGTCGGCCGCCGGCGCGCTAGGCATGATGAAGGCCGTGCTGGCCGTGCAGCACGGGGTGATCCCACAGAACCTGCATTTCACCCAGCTGCCGGAGAAGTTCGCCGAAATCGAGACCAATCTTTTTGTGCCACAAGACAATACACTGTGGCCCGGTGGCGATGAGGCAACGCCGCGGCGGGCAGCGGTGTCGTCCTACGGCTTCTCGGGCACCAATGTGCACGCCGTCATCGAGCAAGCACCGGCACACGCCCCCGTCAAGACCGTCGAACCGGACGGTGCCACCCCCCTGCAGGGCGCTTTGATCTTCCCGATCTCGGCAAGCTCGGAGAACGGCCTGCACCAGACGGCTACCCGCCTCGCCGACTGGGTTGCGGCCCAGCAGGACCTGGAGATCTCCGACCTGGCCTACACGCTGGCTCGCCGACGTTCCCCACGCTCGGTGCGCACCGCCGTCATCGCCGACAGCCGGACACAGCTGATCGAGGCGTTGCGCGAGGTCGCCAAGGGCGAGGTGCCCTACCCGCCGGCCACCGGCCAGGACGACAAGGGCCCGATCTGGGTGTTCTCCGGGCAGGGGTCGCAGTGGGCCGAGATGGGCAGAGACCTGTTGGCCACCGAGCCGGTGTTCGCGGCCAAGGTCGCCGAGATTGAGCCGCTGATCGCCGCGGAGTCGGGGTTCTCGGTCACCGAGGCGATGACCGCGCCGGAGAAGGTGACCGGCATCGACCGCGTCCAACCCACGTTGTTCGCCATGCAGGTGGCGCTCGCCGCGGCGATGAAGTCCTACGGCGCCAATCCCGGTGCGGTCATCGGCCACTCCCTGGGTGAGTCCGCGGCCTCCGTCGTCGCGGGCGCCCTGTCGCTGGAGGACGGCGTCAAGGTGATCTGCCGGCGCTCCAAGCTGATGACCCGCATTTCGGGCTCCGGCGCCATGGCATCGGTGGAACTGCCCGCTGAGGAAGTGATCACCCAGCTGGTGGCGCGCGGCGTCAGTGACGTCGTGGTGGCGGTGGTCGCCTCTCCGCAATCCACGGTGATCGGAGGCGACACCCAGTCCGTGCGTGACCTGGTCGCCGCCTGGGAAGAGCGCGGCGTGATGGCCCGCGAAGTGGCCGTCGACGTGGCCTCGCACTCCCCCCAGGTCGACCCGATCCTCGACGAACTCTACGAGGTGCTGGCAGACATCGAGCCGCTGGAGCCGGAGGTGCCCTACTACTCGGCGACCTCCTTCGACCCGCGCGAGGAGCCGTACTGCGACGCCGGCTACTGGGCGGACAACCTGCGCCACACCGTGCGCTTCGCCGCGGCGGTGCAAGCCGCGCTCGAGGACGACTTCCGGGTGTTCACCGAGCTGTCCCCACACCCGTTGCTGACGAACGCAGTCGACCAGACCGCGCGCAGCCTGGACAAGTCGGCCGCCGCCCTGGCGAGCATGCGCCGCGAGCAGCCACTGCCGCACGGCCTACGCGGGCTGCTGGGCGATTTGTATGCCGCGGGCGCCGCCCTCGACTGGGCTCTGCTCTATCCGGACGGACGGCTGCTGGATGCCCCGCTGCCCACCTGGAGTCAGCGGCAGCTGTTGCTGGCCACCAGCGGTCTGGATTCGGTGGCGCGCCGCAGCGCGCTGGTGCCCGCGCATCCCCTGATGGGCGTACATGTGCGGTTGCCGGAGGAGCCTGAACGCCACGTCTGGCAGGGCGAGGTCGGCACCGAGGCGCTGCCCTGGCTGTCGGATCACCAGATCCGCAACGCCGACGTGCTGCCCGGCGCCGCCTACTGCGAGATGGCGCTGGTGGCGGCGCGCTCCGTCCTGGGCGATGCTGCCGAGGTCCGCGACCTGCGCTTCGAACAGTCGCTGCCGCTGGACAAGCAGACACCGGTCGGCATCACCGCGACCTTCCAGGGACCCGACGTCGTCGACTTCACCGTGGAAAGCAACCGTGAAGGACGCTACGAACGGCAGGCCACCGCGGTCCTGCATGCGGCAGACCCGGCCGACCAGCCGCCCGCGCTCGACCTGAGCGAGCTGCTGGCGAACCACCCGCGCCCGGTGGACGGCGACGACATCCGCAAGTGGATGGACAAGCGTGGGCACCGGCTGGGACCGGCCTTCGCTGGTCTCGGCGGCGCGCACATCGCCGAGAACGCCGGCAACACCGTGCTGGCGGAGGTCTCGCTGCCGGGCCCGTTGCGCCCGCAGCAGGGCACCTACGGCCTGGTCCACCCGGCCCTGCTGGATGCCTGCTTCCAGGCTGTCGCCGCCCATCCCAGCGTGGGCAGCGCGCTCAACGGCGGCCTGCTGCTGCCACTGAGCATCCGTCGGCTGCGCGCCTTCGGTTCGGCACGGCACGCACGCTACTGCTACGCGACGGTAACCGCCTGTGGCGCCGGCGGCGTGGAGGCGGACCTGGATATCGTCGACGAGAACGGCACTGTTCTTATGACGGTCCGCGGGCTGCAACTGGGCACGGGCGCCTCACCGGATAGCGAACGCGACCGCGTCCTGGGTGAGCGGTTGCTGACCGTCGAATGGCAACCGCGCGAGCTGCCCGACACCACCGTCACCGAACCCGGCAACTGGCTGCTGGTCACCACCTCGGACGCCGCCGACCTGGCGGCCACGGCCCTGACGGACGCGCTGAAGGTGCACGACGCCCAGGCCACCACGCTGTTCTGGCCGTTCGCCGGCGATCACGCCGCGCATGCCGCGCAGCTGCGCACCCAGCTGGAGGAGGGCGCGTTCCACGGGGTGGTATTGCTCACCGCGCCGCAGCAGAACCCAGTCAACGAAGCCGGCGATCGTGGCGGTCAGTATGTCGAACATGTCGTGCGCATCGCCCGTGAATTGCCGGAGCTGCTGGGCTCGCCGCCACGGCTGTACGCGTTGACGCGCAACGCGCAGACCGTGTTGCCCGAGGACCAGCCCAACCTCGAGCAGGGCGGCCTACGTGGCCTGCTGCGGGTGATCAGCTCGGAGAACCCGCAGTTGCAGGTCAGCTACATCGATCTGCCAAACGACCTGGGTGACCACGGCGCCGACCAGGTGGCGCGCCAATTGTTGCTGGCCACGCCCGAGGACGAGACCGCGTGGCGCAACGACCAGTGGTACACCGCCCGGATGCTGCCCACTCCCCTGCAGCCCGAGGAGCGCCGGTCCACCGTCGTCGACCATGCCGATGCCGGTATGCGCCTGCAGATCCGCACTCCCGGCGACCTGGAGACCCTGGAGTTCGCCGCGTTCGACCGGGTTGCGCCCGGCCCGGGCGAGATCGAGGTCGCGGTCAACGCGTCCAGCGTCAACTTCGCCGACGTGCTGGCCACCTTCGGCCGCTACCAGACCTTCGACGGGCAGCTACCCGACTTGGGCCTCGATTTCGGCGGCGTGGTGACCGCCGTCGGATCCGACGTGACCGACCACCAGGTCGGCGACCACGTGGCCGGCCTGTCCACCAACGGTTGCTGGGCCACCTTCGTCACCTGCGACGCCCGCCTGGCCGCCAAGGTTCCGAACGGTCTCACCGACGCCCAGGCTGCCGCGGCGACCACCGCCTACGCCACCGCCTGGTACGGATTGGCGGATCTGGCCCGGATCCGGTCCGGCGACAAGGTGCTGATCCATTCGGCGACGGGTGGTGTGGGTCAGGCCGCCATCGCCATCGCGCGCGGGGCCGGGGCCCAGATCTTCGCCACGGCCGGTAGCCCCGAGCGCCGGGAGAAGCTGCACGCCATGGGAATCGAGCATGTCTACGACTCTCGCAGCACCGACTTCGCCGAGCAGATCCGCCGCGACACCGACGGATACGGGGTGGACATCGTGCTGAACTCGCTGACCGGCGCCGCTCAGCAGGCCGGGATCAAGCTGCTGGCGCTCGGCGGACGTTTCATCGAGATCGGCAAGCGTGACATCTACTCCAACACCCGGCTGGAATTGTTCCCGTTCCGGCAGAACCTGGCGTTCTACGGTGTCGACCTGGCCCTGATGGCCGAAAGCCACCCGGCGCAGGTCCAGCAGCTGTTGAGCAACGTCTATCGGCAGATCGCCGACGGCACGCTGCCGACGCCCGAGGTCACCCACTATCCGATGGCCGACGCGGCCACCGCGATCCGGGTGATGGGTGCGGCCGAGCACAGCGGAAAGTTGGTGCTCGATGTCCCGCACGTCGGGCGCAGCAGCGTGGTGATGCCGCCCGAGCAGGCGCCGGTCTTCCGCGGCGACGGTTCCTACATCATCACCGGCGGCCTCGGCGGTCTCGGCCTCTTCCTGGCCGAGAAGATGGCCAGCGCAGGCGCTGGTCGCATCGTGCTCACCTCGCGCTCCCAACCGAACCAGAAGGCCTTGGAGACAATCGAATTGGTCCGCTCGATCGGGTCCGACGTGGTGGTGGAGTGCGGCGACATCGCCGAGGCCGGCACCGCGGAGAGGCTGGTGGCCACCGCCACCGCGACGGGTCTGCCGCTGCGCGGGGTGCTGCATGCGGCCGCCGTGGTCGAAGACGCCACGTTGCCCAACATCACCGAGGAGCTCATCCGCCGCGACTGGGCGCCCAAGGTGCACGGCGCGTGGAATCTGCACGAGGCCCTGCAAGAGATCGAAGCGCAACAGCCGCTGGACTGGTTCTGCTCGTTCTCCTCGGCGGCCGCCTTAGTGGGTTCGCCCGGGCAGGGTGCGTATGCGGCGGCCAACAGTTGGCTGGACGCCTTCACCCACTGGCGCCGCGCGCAGGGCCTGCCGGCCACCTCGATCGCCTGGGGACCGTGGGGCGAGATCGGCCGCGCCACCTCGTTCGCCGAGGCGGCCGGTGACGCCATCGCACCCGAGGAGGGCGCCTATGCGTTCGAGGCGTTGCTGCGGCACAACCGTGCCTACACCGGCTACGCCCCCATCATCGGATCGCCGTGGCTGAACGCGTTCGCCCAGCACAGTCCCTTCGCGGAGGCGTTCAAGGCCACCGTGAAGCACGGCGGAAACAGCAAGTTCCTCAGCGAACTGGACAAGCTGCCGCAGGAGGAGTGGCCGGCGCGGTTGCGGCGCATGGTTTCCGAGCAGATCGGGCTGATCCTGCGCCGGACCATCGATGTCGACAAGATGCTGACCGAGTACGGCCTTGATTCGCTGAGCAGCCAGGAGCTGCGTACCCGCATCGAGTCCGAGACGGGCATCCGCATCACCGCCACCAACATCAACACCACGGTGCGAAGCCTGGCCGACCTGCTGTACGAAGAGCTGGCGGGCGAAGCGGTCGCGTCGGCGTGA